The following is a genomic window from Xenopus laevis strain J_2021 chromosome 2L, Xenopus_laevis_v10.1, whole genome shotgun sequence.
AGAGTTCATGCACTGTAAAAAGATTTTGGGGCGTGAGAttttttaaaacgttttttttttgtaattcctcCTGCCTTTATTAGGTTGGCGTTCAGTATATTTCCGGTGGGTGTTTTTCCACCCCAGgcactaataaatatataattaaattcaCGTTTAATGTGTTCAGTGCTGATCTCATGGCAGTTGCACTATGAAAGTCATGTGTGTATATGCCTTTACACACAGTGCAGACTTGTCTTTCTAGAATGTAATAATTATTAGGTgacttatttttaattatatggaAAAGTAGGAGCAAGGGCAAGTCTGTTTTGTGGGAAGCTGCATGCACATGCTATATGCCGATTATGTTTCTCAGTGTAGCTTTGCTTGATGAACTATTGCTTATACACATGAGTTTGGCTTGCCAGCTGTTTGCTGTATTATAACTTCAGCTGTCGGCTGTCACCCCATCGTTGAGTTGCTGGAACCCCTGTTGAGGCACACGTTGTAGAAAACTTCATTCTGAGGGCCATATTAATAAAGGCAGAGCCAAAGCTATCCTTATTGCTCCATGCTGATTAATCTATTACCTCTAGTTAATTTTTGGTGCAGTTGTCCCTATAAAATTAGACATGTAATATTCACGTGCTGCTGATTAAGTAACTATAATGTGGCTTTTGTTTGTCTCTGTTTCTGACCCTTGCTGTTTGGTGAATACTTTAAATTGCAAAATTATCTTTTGGAATCTCTTCGTGgcacaacaaaacaaaaaggctCAAACAGATAGGCCAAGGTCTTTTTATCCTTGGAAAAACAAATCCCCCGAAAGCACTAAGGCTTTTGTTTTAAAGTGCAACAGTTGTTTTTCTCCGCAAAATTGGAGCATTGAACTGATTAGTGCAAGCACGTGGGTGGATTGTAAGGAAATAGAACTCAGCTGAATAAACCACTTTAGCAATGACCTGCATGTGCACATCACAGCAACAAGCAATCCGCCTTTTCTCATTCGCCCTGAGGAAAAGGAGTGCTTAAATGTACTAATAGTGCATCTTTGGCATGTTTTAACAGAGCACAGGTTCTCTCTGAATAAACCTTAAAGTTATCtcctttacaaatgtatttattctaaACTGCTGACAGTACATGTCATAAACCTTGAAGACACAGTGTAGTGTGGATGGAATACATGTTAAATGTGCCACTACACAAACCATTTGAAGTCTCTTGTTACCATATAGAAATAAATACGCCTTCTGCGGTTAAAAATGTTGTAGCTATTAAAAACCTATTTTAATCAGAGGTTTGCTTGTTAGCTATATATTGTGCAGTGTTCAGAGTTTTTGTTTTCCTCTTGCTTATCAAATCCTTACAACAATTCTTAATACTGGGATCAGCACTTGAAACAGTAGCAAACCTTTACAAAGACTAAATAACACACAACAAATCATGacctttttttaactttcttaaaataaattacttttgtcttacccttctttattttttttttagtaggatgTCCGTAAGCCTAATTGCCAACTGCCATTAAcaataattgaaatcgctggtGGTATTGGCAACTTATCACTAAATCACCTccggaggaaactttgggtgatttAGAGATATGTTGGGCATACTgccagcgatttcaattattggcaatggcgaggcatttttgggagatttgtcgcccgcagcCGCGCATAAAAAATTGATGGcaacaaatcttcccatgtgccactaCCCTAATGGCTGAACTCCATAAACGTTTTCCTTCGGGTCGTGTTGGAACGACAAAACGCAGGCGACAAATCGGATGTAGTGGCACACATGAATATATAATGAGACTGAATGAAGCAGGTATAAACTACATACAATAATACTGTCGAATGAAGACGCAGCTTGCTGCGGTCACATCCGACAGTTGGTTCGGATGGAATATAGTTTATATCTGTGATTTTtcttcagtcccattatattttgacgcgTCACTACATCCAATTTGTCTCCTTTTGTCGTTCTGATGTAAACCgcttgtggagttcagccctaaaagACAAAATGCCACAGTATTTAATTTACAATGGAGGGAGGCCGAAAGTACCACTGAATAAGCCAAAACAGTGAacttattttccatttaaatggcCCACTGTTTTGtgcaatgtaaaacaaaaaaggtgggAACTATAAACATTCTGGATTGTGCTAAATACCGGTGGAAGATTATTCAAACATGTAGCAGAAAACTTTATTCATCCTCCCCCTTTTCTTTCGAGTGGAATGAATAAAACTATTGAATGTGCCCTTATCCAGTCTGCCAGAAAACCCCCATAACGTAAAACACacctataaaaatgttttgtgcagGGTTGTCCTGGATCTTACGCAGTCCTTCAGGATGAATTCTTCTCCTTATCACTTCCTGCTATGTACATTCTTCTGACAAAGAGTATATAAGAGAAAATCATTGTTGAGCAGATGTAAACGCCATGTCTAAAGTTGAGGTGTTTTCTATAGTCCCTTTGTTCCTTcaaggaaattgaagctacttcaTTTTTTGGTTCTTTCAAGATAGTTAAATAGATAACTAGTGCACAGATAGCCAAAGTTCATTATGCAGGGGATACactgtaatctaattatctacctcacaagatcCAAACTTCAATTTTCCTGCGTagctcaagaaatagcaaaaaccatacaaaggtacagtatattcagcacaagcacTGCTCATTGacctcatgttgaacaaggggtatcCTACTCCTTTAATACAGAAACCATGATAGTGGAAGGACAATGGTGGCTATCCTCCAGCACATTGAGTTTCTAAAATACAGTAAATCTGTAAATATTGCAAAAAGGTGTTTTTAGTAGTAATATGTAGCATTCTTTTAGCAACCAAAGTGGCATTATACTGACcagatataaagaaaataatttttaggaaTTGACTTGGCTTTAGGGTACAACTAAACGGACGATTTCCCCGTGATTGTGCCGGATCCGACGCGCTACgccaaaacacaggcgtcaagtcTTATGCTatggaaaacaaggtaagcaacagcaaagtcggatggtgttgcagcgttcatccgacaccACACGACttttggatgcagacgctgcatgatgcgtctgcatctgacagtcgtgtcgcatcggatgaactctgcgacaccatgcgacgtTTGTATTTCTTTCCATCGCGTCCAATTGACGTCTGCATTTTGGCGCAGCATGTCAGATCTGGCATAATCGCGGGGGAAATCGTTTGTGTAGTTGTACCCTAAGAGTACTTCTATATTTGGATTCTGAACATTTAAAGGCTAAGTGATACATTCATCATATTAACTCCAGAGGGCACTATTTCAGTCTTTAAAGGAAtcatttagtataaaaataaaaactaggtaaatagtctgaaaagcaggaaaaagtgttctgttttgttagacatccagtcactctagcctttatacattacattttttcctaactaactatattagaaacattttttattttgcacatactatgtatttacccagtttcttttacactgaactgttcctttaaattagctttcatCATGAGAGTATCCATAGCTACTACCATTCCAAATATGCAGGTAAATAGGTCTTCTAATGAACAATAAGTTCAATCCCCTTATAGAAAATATCACCGAAAAAAATTGCAACATAAAATTCTGCTTCTAAATATTTCCTTAACTATCTCCATGCTCTGTGTATTACTGTCTGTAAGCAAAATATTCAACATAAAGAATGAGAAACAACAACCATTCACAATGTCACTGTTTTAATTAGAGAAGAAAAGTTGACCCATGCATCTCCGTTAAAGTGCCAacttcataaaaatatttgctttcatttacaTTCATGATAAGATTGTGACAAAAAGGTGTCCTTACAGAGCACAATAGTTAGCTATACATTTGCAGTGTTCTTGAAGAGcatatttaacaatttaatttcagtaatatacttttctagtgcGCCTTCTATAAGAAGGAAATTCAAAATGGTCTCAGCTCAAACCCTTTGGAGACCTGTAATGTGTGTCTCCCAAGAATAAACACACTTATCCCACACATACAGCAGtcataaataaacacacattcaAAGCAGGagatatatagggaataaaatacctcctattgtaaaataaaaggatattataagttcccaagtagttccatgaccatataaaagatgtggccgaaggctgagtgttttcatacaggtcatggaactccaaggtgacttctactTCTATTATCCtcctattttgcaacagggggtactttatttattataaaacacaagtttcagtgagtcatgtgacagaaatgacaccactaagctccgattatagccgatgacatcactaagcaccgttaataaggatataatttacaggatattcatggctcttgtgtattataaaggagtTTCTCTGTATGCCGGATATTGTAAAATCATTCTGAAAGTGAAGGTAAAGGAGACATCTgaatacacacacacccacatacACACAGTACACACTGCGGCAACCTTACTGAGACAGTACTGGCAGACCATAAAGAGGTGTGTCACCTAGCTTTGTTTCATACATAAAGTAGATACAGCCTCTGAGAAAAggtgaatgttttttttcaccaaaatacatattaatactaACAGTTTATTTCCAGAGCAATCTAACAAAGAGCTACCAGCATTCAAACCTGCTGCTGGTGatagatgctgggagttgcagttcttgGCAGCTAGGGTGTGCAGTTTTAACATTACCGGCCTGCATTTTGGTACAGTTCTAAACAAAAAAAGTTCTTATTTCTCTGTGACTCCACAgattgccagaaaaaaaacactattattgACTTTTAGCCCAACATTCCAGTTCTCCCCATGCTCTTTTTACACAACTATCTGCATCAGTAGGTGTTAACATTACATTTGCAACCCATATTCACGCCAAGCCATAAGCAGCACCCCCGTCATATTGTAGATTCATTATCAAATATTTTAGACTTCAGTGTCTGTAGGTTATGCTGGATAAAGTTTTCAGTTACAAAAGTGTCCGAATAGCGTGAATCTTTCCTGCTTGGTCTGTTTCGTTTTTTAATTGAATTCTGAATGGTTTCAGAtgtaaagtaataaataatagGGTCGAAGCAACAGTTGGTCACAGCTATGCATAATGTGATGGGGTACATAGTCCTTACTGCTGCCTTTACTGAGCAGTTGCTGAAAGATTGAGTCCTCATGAGAGAATAGAGCACCAGGTTTACGTTATATGGTATGAAGcaaaaacaaaagatcatcagGTGAACAACGATCATCTTCAACACCTTTTTTTTGTTCACTTTGCTTCTGCTTAACGTGATCGGCCTTTTCAGAGTCTTTAAAACCACCGTGGAACAGAATACGTTGAGAATTAGGGGTATAAAGAACCCCACTATTTCGATGAAGATTACGATCTTGGATAAGTATGTTTTCCATGTGTCACTTGAGAAGTTCTCAAAGCAGGTTTCTGTGTTATTGCTCTTGTACACTGCATTAGTAGAACGAAAGAAACTCGCCGGTACACTCCCTGCTATCACTGTGAGCCACACTCCGAGGCATacgatttttgcattttttttcgtCCTGATAGTCTTTGACTGAAAGGGGTAGACGATGGCCAAAAACCGATCAACGCTAATGCAAGTCAGAAACAGGATGCTTCCATACATATTTGTATAAAACAGAGTGACGGATATCTTGCACAGGATATCTCCAAAAGGCCAGTTTCTAGCCACAAAATAGAAAATCCTGAAAGGCAGCGTAAATACAAACAGAAGGTCTGATATtgccaaatttatcatgtacgttGTTGTCTCGTTCCGCACCTTTAAGGTACAACCAAAAATATATAAGGCAACACAGTTTGCTATCAGTCCAAGCACAAACACCATGCTAAACATGCAGCCATACAGGGTGTATTTAAAATTGTCATCAACGCTGCAATCTGTGCTATTGTTGCTTACCATCATTGCAGAGTTCCTTTTATAAGTGGAAGTGTACACAGTTTTCGTGTTTGTATTTTGGCTCAAGTCCGTAATCAGAATTCCTTTGTAGAATTCATGTGCCTTTCTGCAGACTGTAAAGAATTTCCCTTTGTCCTTCAGAGGTGTGAGGTGGAATAGCGATCTTCCTGAGAACTTTGCTCATCACTTGCAAGGCATTCCTTTCTGTCCTTTTTCCCCCCAGTGAAGTTAATAGCACGTTGCAATTGTACAGCAATAAACGACTGCTTCCAAGCAGACGGCACTTTTATTGCGTCCTCAAAATCCACTGTTGTAAGGCATGCTCGTCGCCAATTCAACAAATATcatccttttatccagaaaagcaACAAAGCAGTGTTACCATATTCACCTTGTTTGGAAAGAATGAACTGCTGGAAGCTCACACTCCTAGTCAATAGGCAGCATTTGTAAAATCTCCCAGGCAATCCAAATACTCAGGTTTGCTTCTTGCCAGCAAAGCTTTATCTGGATTTCTTTTGGTGGCTCAGGAATTTGTGTCCCTTGTTACAAATATAAATCCAAGAAgtgttctctctctctgtgtgtcccTTCTGAAGCAGCAGACTCCTGTGGTTCTAGGAGAAGTGCGTTCCTCTGTGGGctttcactcacacacacacacaaaaactgtAATTGAACAACACAGGAAGAGGCCGTCCTTCAACAAAGAATAGACTCAGCCCAGTGTGTTGGCTTGCTGTGCCTTCAATCTGATAATGTCTCCTGGGAATATACCTTGGAGGCTTGCAAATGACCCGCAGAagataaagttaaaaacaattaactCTCGAAGTTCCACAGGGCATTTTCTTTAGTTCAGTATGCAGCTTAATATcagcatttgcaaaaaaaaaaccacaagtgaAACTATATCAGTTTAATACAATATGGTattgtaatttaaatatatacaagaATTTAGTCTTTATTTCAGTGTGGGAAAATCAGTTTAGGCACCATATGCAATTTTCTTAATGAGAGAATTAATGAGAGAGCATATTATAGTGGCATGTGTTACAAGGAGTTTTTTGCCTGATGTTCttcgatatacaggtatgggaccgattatccagaatgctcataacctagggttttctggataagggatctttctgtaagtctacttaaaattaatttaaatagttttgcctctaataattttatgttaaaacaaaatactgtcttgttattacagagaaaaagaaaatcaaatataaaaatctgAAGAATTTCATTTAAATTGGATTTATAGACAGCTGCCTTCTCAtagtttggagttttctggatagatGATATCAAattatgatatatatgtatatataatacatgggGGAGCGGTTGTATTTCTCATACAGGTATTATCCATATAAAACAGTAGAACATTGCCCCTAGTGGGAGGAAGGGTTGTCTGTTGGCAAATTTCACTTATTCGCGTACAGTATATAGTTGAGGTTGGAAAACAGATACATAATCAACTTTATAATCTTATGCTTTGCTGTTTGATTGATAGGAATATTCTTTTTtcaacagtgttttttttgttttttttaaatagagaaaaaaagcagCAGGCATACCATCCTGACAAGATAAGACCCACAATGACCCCAGTGTCCTTCCTGAGTAACAGTCCACTTATCACCAGGCTTGAAAGCAGCAGGGCCACGTATAGTCACATACATCTAGGGCCATGATTTATGCTGCCTCCAGCTTTCATTTAACATGAAATATGTCTATGATTTGACAACTATGTGCTGTGGCAGTATACGTTTAATAGTTTAAACCACATTGGCATGTTTTACAGCTTACATACTGCAGCCAGGTTCTTTGTTCTGGCTTGTCAGAtgaaggggtcagtgactcttACATAAAGCCTTTTTCCTGAAGTGTAATGTGTGTTTTCAACCTTGGTTACATGAAAAAGTAATCTTTactattacatgtatgggatcccttatctggaaaccccttatccagaaaaatgtgaattatgggaaggccatctttcatagacttCACTTTAATCAATCAATTTGTAAAAGTGATTACCATTTTTCCTgttagggttcaagcacacgggcagattcggagagatgtAGTTgcctggcgattaatcgcctcttctgcggggcaacaatctccccgaactgactttggaaaatcgaagcaccgcgagtgcattggcgctggcgttttcgcattatagcagggggaaggcagttcggggagattgtcgccccgcagaagaggcgattcatcgctaggcgactaaatctccccgaatctgcccgtgtgctagctcccttataATAAGctagtaccttttacttgatgggagttaagatataattaataatccttattggaggcaaaacaacactactgagtttattaaatatttaaatgattttttaaggtatagtgatccaaattatctggaaaagcccagctTCTGAgcaacaggccccatacctgtttttcttttcaattttagTTGAAACTCATGTGAagctcattttttttctttctaatagcACATCCAAAAGTTGTATATATCAGGTATCATGTCAGGAAGTTTAATGCAAATCATGACATTTGCATTACAACTTCAAAAGTTGACAATATTGTGGCAAGGGTGGCATGGCAAGCACTTATAAACGCAAACTATTACTATTTCTGGTGAAGTCACCACTTACTTGATTATTCTGCCAGATTTCTAGCATATTTTGGTTTCTGCCAAATGCAAAGTGTGTTTGACAAAATACCTCGGGTAGGAAAATTTCTACTCCATTCGCTACCCAAGAAGCTGAAGAAGgagcattttttttccagcaaatgaAAAGACAAACTACCAACGGACTTTTGGGGGTAGAGAAAAAGAGAActtaattgaagaaaaaaatgcctGTTTTAGAAAGATGTATTGACAACCACCAGTGGAAAAAAGATTGAGCATTTT
Proteins encoded in this region:
- the lpar6.L gene encoding lysophosphatidic acid receptor 6 L homeolog is translated as MMVSNNSTDCSVDDNFKYTLYGCMFSMVFVLGLIANCVALYIFGCTLKVRNETTTYMINLAISDLLFVFTLPFRIFYFVARNWPFGDILCKISVTLFYTNMYGSILFLTCISVDRFLAIVYPFQSKTIRTKKNAKIVCLGVWLTVIAGSVPASFFRSTNAVYKSNNTETCFENFSSDTWKTYLSKIVIFIEIVGFFIPLILNVFCSTVVLKTLKRPITLSRSKVNKKKVLKMIVVHLMIFCFCFIPYNVNLVLYSLMRTQSFSNCSVKAAVRTMYPITLCIAVTNCCFDPIIYYFTSETIQNSIKKRNRPSRKDSRYSDTFVTENFIQHNLQTLKSKIFDNESTI